In the Alistipes provencensis genome, GGTTCCCGAAGGATGGTTATGAATCAGTATCAACTGGGTGGCAAGCAGTTCCAGCGCCCGTTTGACGATCAGCCGGTGGTCGACCACCGTGCCCGTCACGCCGCCCTGACTCACGCGCTGGCGCTCGATGATGCGGTTCGACGAAGTGAGGTAGACCACCCAGCACTCCTCGTGCGCGAGACGTTCCAACTGCGGTCTGAACAGCCGCACCACGTCGTCGCTCGTCGCCACGAAATCGGCCTCCGCAGCCCGGTCCGCCTCCGCGCGGCGTCCGAATTCCGCAGCCGCCAGCAGCAACCGCGCCCGCTTCAGCCCCAGCCCGCCGACCATACGCAGGCGGGCTTCGGACTCCCCGGCGATACGCGCCGGCGAACCGTCGTAAGCCTCCAGCAACGCCCGGGCCGCCTGAGCGTCCTCGGTGAGCAGGGTCAGCAACTCGGCATTGTCCAGCGCCTCCGCACCGCGTGCGGCCATTTTATCGTGGATGTTTTTCATCGGCTCTCCAGACGGTCGACCTTGTCCAGCAGCGAAGCGCACTGCTCGTCGCTCAGGTACTGCGACACGGAGAACGACGCGCGCTGCTCAGCCTCCTTTTTCGAATCCCCGGCACCGTGCCCCACCTCCATATCGTCGACCAGCACCGTACAGTAGAAGACCGGGTGGTTCGAGGCGTACTCCTTGTCGTGCTCCGTGCGAAACTCGATGCGGTGGCGGTTCTTCTGGCTCCACTCGATCAGACGGCTCTTGAAATCGGTTTCCGACTCGGTAAGCTCCTCCAGATCCAGAAAGCGGAGATAGATATTGTTGATAAGCAGGCGGTTGACGAACTCATAACCCTGATCCAGATAGACCGCGCCCATCATCGCCTCGAAAGCGTCGCCGTAGATATGCTTCTGGGCGATGCCGGCCCCGCCGTTCGAGATCACATGGGCATCCAGCCCCAACTTCACCGCCAGCGCATTGAGCGACTGCCGCGAAACGATCTTCGACCGCAACTGGGTCATGAATCCCTCGTCCTGATCGGGGTATTCGATGAACAGGTAGTCCGAAGTCACGGCCTCGATCACCGCGTCGCCCAGATATTCCAGACGCTCGTTGTTGATCGACCGGCCGTCCTCCAAAACCAAAGAAGCTGACTTGTGAATCAAAGCCAGCTTGTAAAGTTCGATGTTGTGCGGAATGAATCCGAACAGATCATCGACAATTCGGTAATACACCCGGTCACGCCCGTAATTCCGCCGCAGCGGACGCAGTAGAAAATCAATCACGGCACGGGTCGTTAGGGGGTTAGAGCTTGCGGAAAATGACCGTCGAGTTATGACCGCCGAATCCGAACGTGTTGCTCAGCGTGCACTTCACATCGCGTTTCTGTGCCTTGTTGAGCGTGAGGTTCAGCTTCTGGTCGATCTCGGGGTCGAGGTTCTCGCAATTGATCGTGGGGGGCACCACACCGTGCGTCATCGCAAAGATGCAGGCCAGGGCCTCTACGGCTCCGGCGGCACCCAGCAGGTGGCCCGTCATCGATTTGGTCGAGGAGATGTTGACGTTGTAAACGTGGTCGCCCAGAACGCCTGCGACGGCCTTCAGCTCGGGAATGTCGCCCGCGGGGGTCGAGGTTCCGTGTACGTTCACATAGTCGATATCCTCGGGTTTGATGCCGGCGTCCTTGATGGCGTCGCGCATCGCCTTCATAGCGCCCTTGCCCTCGGGGTGGGGAGCCGTGAAGTGGT is a window encoding:
- the rnc gene encoding ribonuclease III translates to MIDFLLRPLRRNYGRDRVYYRIVDDLFGFIPHNIELYKLALIHKSASLVLEDGRSINNERLEYLGDAVIEAVTSDYLFIEYPDQDEGFMTQLRSKIVSRQSLNALAVKLGLDAHVISNGGAGIAQKHIYGDAFEAMMGAVYLDQGYEFVNRLLINNIYLRFLDLEELTESETDFKSRLIEWSQKNRHRIEFRTEHDKEYASNHPVFYCTVLVDDMEVGHGAGDSKKEAEQRASFSVSQYLSDEQCASLLDKVDRLESR
- a CDS encoding JAB domain-containing protein, with the translated sequence MKNIHDKMAARGAEALDNAELLTLLTEDAQAARALLEAYDGSPARIAGESEARLRMVGGLGLKRARLLLAAAEFGRRAEADRAAEADFVATSDDVVRLFRPQLERLAHEECWVVYLTSSNRIIERQRVSQGGVTGTVVDHRLIVKRALELLATQLILIHNHPSGTPEASGQDRTLTERVARAAALFDIRLLDHLIIAREGDFSFLREGLIG